A single region of the Parasphingorhabdus litoris DSM 22379 genome encodes:
- a CDS encoding peroxiredoxin: MSLHIGDTAPNFVADSTVGEIDLHKWAEDDWVFFFSHPADFTPVCTTEMGRTAQLTDDFAARNVKPLGLSTDIVEEHWDWIFDVNATQNTEVHFPILADPDCRISKLYDMIHPGESNTEAVRSVFIIDPEKKIRLIMTYPMTIGRNFDEILRVIDALQLSDKKNIATPADWRSGDKVIIPPSIEKEEAEKLFPQGWDEQRPYLRLTEIS; encoded by the coding sequence ATGTCTCTTCATATTGGCGACACCGCGCCCAATTTCGTCGCTGACAGCACCGTCGGCGAAATTGACCTGCACAAATGGGCGGAAGATGACTGGGTGTTTTTCTTTAGCCATCCGGCTGATTTCACCCCTGTCTGCACAACCGAAATGGGGCGGACAGCCCAGCTAACCGACGATTTTGCGGCCCGCAATGTCAAGCCACTGGGGCTTTCGACGGATATTGTCGAGGAGCATTGGGACTGGATTTTCGATGTAAATGCTACGCAGAATACGGAGGTGCATTTTCCGATCTTGGCCGATCCGGATTGCAGAATATCCAAGCTTTACGACATGATTCATCCCGGCGAGAGCAATACAGAGGCGGTGCGGTCTGTATTCATCATCGATCCGGAGAAGAAAATCCGCCTGATCATGACCTATCCGATGACGATCGGACGCAATTTTGACGAGATTTTGCGGGTGATTGATGCGTTGCAGCTATCGGATAAGAAGAATATCGCTACCCCCGCCGACTGGCGCTCGGGGGACAAGGTCATCATTCCGCCGTCGATTGAAAAGGAAGAGGCAGAAAAGCTATTTCCGCAAGGGTGGGACGAACAGCGGCCCTATCTGCGGCTGACCGAAATATCCTGA
- a CDS encoding DUF2306 domain-containing protein, which translates to MTKPKEAVQSEMQKNSGYNIQNIILLGGATILATLVLMALSSLYGGFAYSADVEIAQKRPISLPVIIHLATVIPAIPLGAYILWRKKGDRLHMHMGRIWGMLMVTTAIVSFWIGRPGQGIGGTGLSFIHIFSVVTLVSIPYGIWQIRRGNVVEHYRAMQGPYIGLIIAGLFAFIPGRAMGSLVFG; encoded by the coding sequence ATGACGAAGCCGAAAGAAGCCGTGCAATCTGAGATGCAAAAGAACAGCGGGTATAATATTCAGAATATCATTCTGCTGGGCGGCGCAACTATATTGGCAACACTGGTTCTGATGGCGCTGTCGTCCCTTTATGGCGGCTTTGCCTACAGTGCGGATGTCGAGATAGCGCAAAAGCGCCCGATCAGCCTGCCGGTCATCATTCACCTTGCGACTGTAATCCCGGCCATCCCGCTCGGCGCCTATATCCTGTGGCGTAAAAAAGGCGACCGCCTCCATATGCATATGGGGCGTATTTGGGGAATGTTGATGGTAACCACTGCTATTGTGAGCTTCTGGATCGGTCGTCCTGGACAAGGCATTGGTGGAACCGGGCTCAGCTTCATCCATATCTTTTCCGTGGTGACGTTGGTGTCGATTCCTTACGGTATCTGGCAAATCCGGCGCGGCAATGTTGTCGAACATTATCGCGCGATGCAGGGGCCCTATATCGGCCTGATCATCGCTGGCCTATTTGCGTTCATTCCTGGCCGGGCCATGGGGTCGCTAGTTTTCGGATAA
- a CDS encoding LytTR family DNA-binding domain-containing protein: MKWIAVELLVMALIGLVFGFLGPFGTYAMPVALRLAYWVGFIIIGYAIFRPVSISAGWLRESIAMPFWTAELLATAIAALPLTFLIGFAISGMRFDPSFLGDRFLILYLQCAVIGFGIFLFMRLLFGPDGSDTEREGVQEPEPREIEADPVKIAAVQTKLHDRQSGIPDRIIALGVEDHYVRVHGPERAEMLLMRLSDAIREMEPLEGMQVHRSWWVARDAIVTSKREGRNLRLSLSGGLEVPVSRAYVTKLKQSGWI, encoded by the coding sequence GTGAAATGGATTGCCGTCGAATTGCTGGTCATGGCGCTGATCGGGCTGGTCTTCGGTTTCCTCGGCCCGTTTGGCACCTATGCCATGCCGGTGGCGCTGCGCCTTGCCTATTGGGTTGGCTTTATCATCATCGGATATGCGATTTTCAGGCCGGTTTCGATCAGCGCGGGATGGCTCCGGGAAAGCATTGCCATGCCTTTCTGGACCGCCGAACTGCTAGCGACTGCGATCGCGGCCTTGCCGCTCACATTTCTGATCGGTTTCGCTATATCGGGCATGCGGTTCGATCCCTCCTTTTTGGGTGACCGCTTTCTAATACTCTATCTGCAATGCGCCGTGATCGGTTTCGGCATCTTCCTTTTCATGCGGTTACTCTTTGGGCCGGATGGATCGGACACCGAACGCGAAGGGGTACAGGAACCGGAACCGCGCGAAATAGAGGCTGATCCGGTGAAAATTGCTGCAGTGCAGACAAAATTGCATGATCGCCAATCGGGTATCCCCGACCGGATCATCGCTCTGGGCGTGGAAGATCATTATGTCCGCGTCCATGGCCCTGAACGCGCAGAAATGCTGTTGATGCGGCTGAGCGATGCCATCAGGGAAATGGAACCGCTGGAAGGAATGCAGGTCCATCGCAGCTGGTGGGTCGCGCGCGATGCCATCGTCACGTCGAAGCGCGAGGGGCGGAATCTGCGATTGTCGCTATCCGGCGGCCTCGAAGTTCCGGTTTCCCGTGCCTATGTCACCAAACTGAAACAATCTGGCTGGATTTAA
- a CDS encoding peptide chain release factor 3, whose product MTNPRRTFAIISHPDAGKTTLTEKLLLKGGAIHLAGEVKARGDNRRARSDWMKIEQQRGISVTSSVMTFERNGITFNLLDTPGHEDFSEDTYRTLTAVDSAIMVIDAASGIEAQTLKLFEVCRLRSVPIITFVNKVDREGRDPFELLDEVADKLALDVCPMSWPTGMGGQFEGIYDLNRNQLHQPDGDSKNYDGKVQQFEGLDDPKLADVLSDEALERLTSEGELAQGGYSSFDLEAYQNGDLTPVFFGSALKQFGVEELIEAIADYAPSPRPQPAEPAPITPDSKDVTGFIFKIQANMDPQHRDRIAFMRLCSGEFKRGMKLTPSALGKPIAIHSPILFFAQDREIADTAQPGDIIGIPNHGTLRVGDTLSEKNQVRITGLPNFAPEILRRVILKDPTQTKKLRKALDDLSEEGVVQVFYPEIGANWIIGVVGQLQLEVLVSRLSAEYKVEAGLEPAPFETARWISGDDDVLGAFANINQTSLAKDRDDNLVFLAKSGWDVNYQEERNPDIKFSATRER is encoded by the coding sequence ATGACCAACCCACGCCGCACATTTGCGATTATCTCTCACCCCGATGCGGGTAAGACGACACTCACTGAGAAGCTACTGCTGAAAGGCGGGGCGATTCACTTGGCAGGCGAGGTCAAGGCACGCGGGGATAACCGGCGCGCTCGCTCCGACTGGATGAAGATAGAGCAGCAGCGCGGAATTTCCGTGACCAGTTCGGTCATGACCTTTGAACGGAACGGCATAACGTTCAACCTGCTCGACACGCCGGGCCATGAAGATTTCTCCGAAGATACTTATCGCACACTGACCGCCGTCGACAGCGCGATCATGGTGATTGATGCGGCGAGCGGGATTGAGGCGCAGACACTGAAGCTGTTCGAAGTCTGCCGCCTGCGCAGCGTGCCGATCATCACGTTCGTCAACAAGGTGGATCGTGAAGGCCGCGATCCGTTTGAACTGCTCGACGAAGTGGCTGACAAGCTTGCGCTCGACGTCTGCCCAATGAGTTGGCCAACCGGCATGGGCGGGCAGTTTGAGGGTATTTACGACCTTAATCGCAACCAGCTGCACCAACCCGATGGCGACAGCAAAAATTATGATGGTAAGGTTCAGCAATTTGAAGGGTTAGACGACCCCAAGCTCGCCGATGTGCTGAGCGATGAAGCGCTGGAGCGGCTCACCAGTGAGGGCGAGCTGGCGCAAGGCGGCTATAGCAGCTTTGACCTGGAAGCTTATCAAAATGGCGATCTCACGCCGGTTTTCTTTGGTTCCGCGCTCAAGCAATTTGGCGTGGAAGAGCTGATCGAGGCAATTGCAGACTATGCGCCGAGCCCGCGGCCACAACCAGCCGAGCCCGCTCCGATTACGCCCGATAGCAAGGATGTCACCGGTTTCATTTTCAAGATTCAAGCGAATATGGACCCGCAGCACCGTGACCGCATTGCGTTTATGCGGCTGTGCTCCGGCGAGTTTAAGCGCGGCATGAAATTGACACCTTCCGCGCTTGGCAAACCGATTGCCATTCATAGCCCGATATTATTCTTCGCGCAGGACCGCGAAATTGCCGATACCGCGCAGCCCGGCGACATAATAGGCATCCCCAATCACGGGACACTGCGTGTCGGCGACACCCTCAGCGAGAAGAATCAGGTGCGTATAACCGGCCTGCCGAACTTCGCGCCGGAAATATTGCGCCGCGTGATCCTGAAAGATCCGACCCAAACCAAGAAACTGCGCAAGGCGCTTGATGACCTGTCCGAAGAAGGCGTCGTGCAGGTTTTCTATCCCGAAATCGGGGCCAACTGGATTATCGGCGTGGTCGGGCAGTTGCAGCTCGAAGTGTTGGTGAGCCGCCTGTCAGCAGAATATAAGGTCGAGGCCGGCCTCGAACCCGCTCCCTTCGAAACCGCCCGCTGGATTAGCGGCGACGACGATGTGTTGGGCGCTTTTGCTAATATCAACCAGACCAGTCTTGCCAAGGATCGCGACGATAATCTGGTGTTCCTCGCCAAATCCGGCTGGGATGTGAATTATCAGGAAGAACGTAATCCGGACATTAAGTTCAGCGCGACGCGGGAGCGATAA
- the pheT gene encoding phenylalanine--tRNA ligase subunit beta produces the protein MKFSLSWLKAHLDTDASLTEITERLTAIGLELEGLENPADALRPFRVAKVIEAGPHPNADKLQLLKVDDGSSEPWQVVCGAPNARKDMVGVFGPPGTYIPGSDFTLKPAKIRDVESFGMMCSARELELGDDHDGIIELPADAAGAVGTSYADYAKLDDPVIDAAVLPNRQDCMGVRGIARDLAAAGLGTLKPLEIGSAERSGAGPDVRTDDPEGCPAFYGCTVTGLTNRTSPDWMQARLKSAGQKPINALVDITNYVMLDHGRPLHVYDVAKLNGGLVARKAKAGEKLTALNDKEYVLDETMTVISDDNGAHDIGGIMGGADTGSEESTTEVLIECAYFDPASIAKTGQKLMLTSDARQRFERGVDPAFLNDGLDIATALVLELCGGKASDITRAGTPPTDMPTISYDPKQCAALGGIDVAPEKQKSILESLGFAVDNNWQVTPPTWRRDIAGWQDLVEEVVRIEGLDSVPSTPLPRKAGVAKPTASPEQLAERKARRAAAARGLNETVTWSFISDKEAAPFGGGTWSLANPISEELKVMRPSLLPGLIAAAQRNADRGASSIRLFEVGRRYLESTEHQTIGLVLAGENRARSWQSGAATKYDAFDAKAEVLAILEAAGAPTAKLMDFAEAGDHYHPGQSGTLRLGPKKILAAYGVLHPSVTKAMGLKGTAVAAEIFLDAIPVKKAKDHMREAFAPPALQAVTRDFAFIVDADLPAGELVRVVKGADKKLITDTRLFDLFEGASVGEGKKSLAVEITLQPVDATLTEEDLKAVSDKVVASASKLGAELRG, from the coding sequence ATGAAATTCTCGCTAAGCTGGCTCAAAGCCCATCTCGACACAGATGCAAGCCTCACCGAAATTACCGAAAGGCTGACGGCTATTGGTTTGGAGCTGGAAGGGTTGGAGAACCCTGCCGATGCCTTGCGCCCGTTCCGTGTGGCCAAGGTGATCGAAGCCGGACCGCATCCCAATGCTGACAAGCTGCAGTTGTTAAAGGTCGACGATGGTTCGAGTGAGCCATGGCAAGTTGTCTGCGGTGCGCCCAATGCGCGCAAGGACATGGTTGGCGTATTCGGCCCTCCCGGCACCTATATTCCGGGCAGTGATTTCACTCTGAAACCCGCCAAAATCCGCGATGTCGAAAGTTTCGGTATGATGTGCAGTGCGCGTGAGCTGGAGCTGGGTGACGACCATGACGGAATCATCGAATTGCCTGCCGATGCGGCTGGTGCGGTTGGTACCAGCTATGCGGATTATGCCAAGCTCGATGATCCGGTTATCGATGCTGCTGTTCTGCCCAACCGCCAAGATTGCATGGGCGTGCGCGGCATTGCCCGGGATCTGGCGGCGGCTGGTCTCGGCACGCTGAAACCCCTCGAAATCGGTTCCGCTGAACGCAGTGGCGCTGGCCCGGATGTGCGCACGGATGATCCCGAAGGCTGTCCTGCCTTTTATGGCTGCACCGTGACCGGCCTGACCAATCGCACGTCACCCGACTGGATGCAGGCGCGCCTGAAATCCGCCGGGCAGAAGCCCATCAACGCTCTGGTCGATATCACCAACTATGTGATGCTCGATCATGGCCGGCCCCTGCACGTCTATGATGTCGCCAAGCTCAACGGCGGTCTGGTGGCGCGCAAGGCGAAGGCTGGTGAGAAGCTCACCGCGCTGAATGACAAGGAATATGTGCTCGACGAGACCATGACAGTGATCTCCGATGACAATGGCGCGCATGATATCGGTGGCATCATGGGTGGTGCCGACACCGGGTCGGAGGAATCCACCACCGAAGTCCTGATCGAATGCGCCTATTTCGATCCGGCTTCGATTGCCAAGACCGGTCAGAAACTGATGCTCACCAGCGATGCTCGGCAGCGTTTCGAACGCGGCGTGGATCCAGCATTTCTGAACGATGGCCTTGATATTGCGACCGCTCTGGTGCTCGAGCTTTGCGGCGGCAAGGCTAGTGACATTACCCGCGCCGGAACACCGCCGACGGACATGCCCACCATCAGCTATGATCCCAAGCAATGTGCTGCCTTGGGCGGTATCGATGTTGCGCCGGAAAAACAGAAATCCATCTTGGAATCTCTGGGTTTCGCGGTCGACAACAACTGGCAAGTAACGCCGCCAACTTGGCGCCGGGACATTGCCGGTTGGCAGGATCTGGTCGAGGAAGTGGTGCGGATCGAAGGGCTGGATAGCGTTCCGTCGACACCACTGCCGCGCAAGGCTGGCGTTGCCAAGCCAACCGCATCACCTGAACAGCTAGCCGAACGCAAAGCGCGCCGTGCTGCAGCTGCGCGCGGTCTCAACGAGACGGTAACCTGGAGCTTCATCTCCGACAAGGAAGCTGCACCCTTTGGCGGCGGCACATGGTCGCTTGCCAATCCGATCAGCGAAGAGCTGAAAGTCATGCGGCCGTCCTTATTGCCTGGCCTCATCGCCGCGGCACAGCGCAACGCCGATCGCGGCGCATCGTCCATTCGCTTGTTTGAAGTGGGTCGGCGCTATCTGGAGTCCACCGAGCATCAGACCATCGGTCTGGTGCTGGCGGGCGAAAATCGGGCCCGCAGCTGGCAATCCGGTGCAGCGACAAAATATGATGCTTTTGATGCGAAGGCCGAAGTGCTCGCGATTTTGGAAGCCGCTGGCGCGCCTACGGCCAAGCTGATGGATTTTGCCGAAGCAGGCGATCATTATCATCCCGGACAGTCCGGCACGCTGCGGCTTGGCCCCAAGAAAATATTGGCAGCCTATGGCGTGTTGCACCCATCTGTGACCAAGGCCATGGGCCTGAAAGGCACGGCCGTGGCCGCCGAGATTTTCCTCGACGCCATTCCAGTGAAAAAAGCCAAAGATCATATGCGTGAGGCCTTTGCCCCGCCCGCTCTGCAGGCGGTGACCCGCGATTTTGCTTTCATTGTCGATGCAGACTTGCCAGCCGGCGAACTGGTGCGCGTGGTCAAAGGCGCGGACAAGAAACTGATCACGGATACGCGATTGTTCGACCTGTTCGAAGGCGCGAGCGTTGGTGAAGGCAAGAAATCGCTGGCTGTGGAGATCACCTTGCAGCCTGTAGATGCGACGCTGACCGAAGAAGATTTAAAAGCCGTTTCGGACAAGGTTGTGGCCAGTGCATCCAAACTGGGTGCGGAATTGAGGGGGTAG
- a CDS encoding ribose-phosphate pyrophosphokinase produces MKLMSGNSNLSLAQSVADYLDIKLTDASVKRFADDEIFVEIHENVRGEDVFIMQSTSFPANDNLMELLIGIDALRRASAKRITAVIPYFGYARQDRKPGPRTPISAKLVANLITEAGADRVLSVDLHAGQIQGFFDIPTDNLYGAPVMSADIQARFAGHELMVVSPDVGGVVRARALAKRLDNAPLAIVDKRRERAGESEVMNIIGDVSGRFCILIDDIVDSGGTLCNAAQALKDKGATEVVAYCTHGVLSGGAVARVNDSALKELVITDSIGATDAVKESDRVRHLTIAPLLGEAIKRIADESSVSSLFD; encoded by the coding sequence ATGAAACTCATGTCCGGCAACAGCAATTTGTCGCTCGCTCAATCCGTAGCCGACTATCTGGATATCAAGCTGACCGATGCGAGCGTGAAACGCTTTGCCGATGACGAGATTTTTGTCGAAATCCATGAAAATGTCCGCGGCGAAGATGTCTTCATCATGCAATCAACCAGCTTCCCGGCCAATGATAACCTGATGGAATTGCTGATCGGCATCGATGCCCTGCGCCGCGCCTCGGCCAAGCGTATTACCGCCGTGATCCCCTATTTCGGCTATGCACGCCAGGACCGGAAACCGGGCCCAAGAACGCCAATCTCGGCCAAGCTGGTCGCCAACCTGATCACCGAAGCGGGCGCGGATCGCGTGCTGTCGGTTGATCTGCATGCCGGCCAGATTCAGGGCTTTTTCGATATTCCGACCGACAACCTTTATGGCGCTCCAGTGATGTCAGCGGACATTCAAGCGCGGTTTGCCGGTCATGAACTGATGGTCGTATCGCCCGATGTCGGCGGCGTTGTGCGTGCCCGGGCGCTTGCCAAACGCCTGGACAACGCACCCTTGGCGATTGTTGATAAACGCCGCGAGCGGGCAGGTGAGTCCGAAGTCATGAATATCATCGGCGATGTGTCGGGAAGGTTCTGCATATTGATCGACGATATTGTCGATTCCGGCGGAACGCTGTGCAACGCGGCTCAAGCACTAAAAGATAAAGGCGCTACCGAGGTTGTTGCTTATTGTACTCACGGCGTTCTCTCCGGCGGCGCAGTGGCACGAGTTAATGACAGCGCGCTCAAGGAATTGGTGATTACCGATTCCATTGGTGCCACCGACGCCGTCAAAGAATCGGACCGTGTCCGTCACTTGACGATCGCACCCTTATTGGGTGAAGCGATCAAACGGATTGCCGACGAAAGCTCTGTTTCCAGTCTGTTTGACTAA
- a CDS encoding tetratricopeptide repeat protein → MVRGTNYFNRGLKFLHNGDFKKAAKQFDRASAQQPASGYNRYMAGSSYYLAGNFDRAKARLEKALATDGEYALSQKQQLIARNMLKQMAEQ, encoded by the coding sequence ATGGTCCGGGGCACAAACTATTTTAACCGCGGCCTCAAATTTCTACATAACGGTGATTTCAAGAAGGCGGCCAAACAATTTGACAGGGCGTCTGCCCAACAGCCTGCTAGTGGCTATAATCGATATATGGCGGGATCCAGCTACTATCTGGCGGGCAATTTTGATCGGGCAAAAGCGCGACTGGAAAAGGCATTAGCCACGGATGGCGAATATGCGTTGAGTCAGAAACAACAGTTAATCGCCAGAAACATGCTCAAGCAAATGGCAGAGCAATGA
- the pheS gene encoding phenylalanine--tRNA ligase subunit alpha, with protein sequence MSDIEAIKEKYLGQIEAANDGDALEAIRVAALGKKGEISLLLKTLGKMTPEERQSEGPKINGARQAVADAIAARKDSIETEALNARLATEKLDMTLPPPSAPKGSIHPVSQVMDELAEIFADLGFSVATGPEIEDDWHNFTALNIPETHPARAMHDTFYFPQTDDQGMPKLLRTHTSPVQIRTMMDVAKRSDGAGEPIYIIAPGRTYRSDSDATHTPMFHQVEGLVIDKNIHMGHLKWTLETFVRAFFERDDIELRLRPSYFPFTEPSAEVDVGFSVEKGRRIIGGDARSNEGGWMEILGSGMVHPNVIRNCGLDPDVWQGFAFGCGIDRLAMLKYGMDDLRAFFDGDLRWMEHYGFDALDVPTLSGGVGA encoded by the coding sequence ATGAGTGACATCGAAGCAATAAAAGAGAAATATCTCGGACAGATAGAGGCGGCGAATGATGGCGATGCTTTGGAAGCGATCCGCGTTGCTGCGCTGGGCAAGAAAGGCGAGATTTCGCTTCTGCTCAAAACGCTTGGAAAGATGACCCCCGAAGAACGTCAGAGCGAAGGTCCGAAAATCAACGGTGCCCGTCAGGCCGTGGCCGATGCGATTGCCGCGCGCAAGGACAGCATTGAAACCGAAGCGCTGAACGCACGTCTCGCCACTGAAAAGCTCGACATGACCTTGCCGCCGCCCTCTGCGCCCAAGGGCAGCATTCACCCGGTATCGCAAGTGATGGATGAACTGGCCGAGATATTCGCTGATCTTGGCTTCTCGGTCGCTACGGGTCCGGAAATTGAGGATGACTGGCATAATTTCACCGCGCTCAACATCCCGGAAACCCATCCGGCGCGCGCGATGCATGACACCTTCTATTTCCCGCAAACTGACGATCAGGGCATGCCAAAACTGCTGCGTACGCACACCTCACCCGTGCAAATCCGCACGATGATGGATGTTGCCAAGCGAAGCGATGGTGCTGGCGAGCCCATTTACATCATCGCACCGGGCCGCACCTATCGCTCCGACAGCGATGCCACTCATACGCCGATGTTCCATCAGGTCGAAGGACTCGTGATCGACAAGAATATTCACATGGGCCATCTCAAATGGACGCTCGAAACCTTTGTTCGTGCGTTTTTTGAGCGGGACGATATCGAACTGCGCCTGCGCCCAAGCTATTTCCCGTTCACGGAGCCTTCGGCAGAAGTCGATGTCGGCTTCTCGGTCGAGAAAGGCCGGCGGATTATCGGTGGTGACGCGCGCAGCAACGAAGGTGGCTGGATGGAAATCCTAGGCTCCGGCATGGTCCATCCCAATGTCATCCGCAATTGCGGGCTCGATCCCGATGTCTGGCAGGGCTTTGCCTTTGGCTGCGGTATCGACCGGCTGGCGATGCTGAAATATGGCATGGATGATTTGCGGGCATTCTTCGACGGCGATTTGCGCTGGATGGAGCATTATGGATTTGACGCGCTCGATGTACCGACATTGAGCGGAGGAGTGGGCGCATGA
- a CDS encoding helix-turn-helix domain-containing protein, with amino-acid sequence MSSLEPVSKTRFVAPPPPLQRYLTTYYFSEIESPDGSDISDLLLPQWASIRYIYRGSVKMMGPDEKLQDSPLAAMTGPTSLAAPIASKSSRIAAFGLLPLGWYKFVRQPASRWANKVIDVESAHKFDLFADIWNAIRNLESEAEMVDACNHMLLEAMSPADPEEELIEAAHLALTDPAIDSVGALCERLDMDTKQLSRFSNRVFGFLPKLLLRRQRFVRTLGEALLNPSQSWSECVDLNYYDQAHFNRDFKRFMGLTPRQYMAQPHPIFGIGASERTKALGRPLQAMDRPEDPDSEDNCNAA; translated from the coding sequence ATGTCATCACTAGAGCCTGTCAGTAAAACACGATTTGTAGCGCCGCCTCCGCCGCTGCAACGTTATCTGACCACCTATTATTTCTCCGAGATAGAAAGCCCGGACGGATCCGACATATCGGATCTGTTGCTGCCGCAATGGGCCAGCATCCGCTATATTTACCGCGGAAGCGTCAAAATGATGGGCCCGGATGAAAAGCTTCAGGATTCTCCTCTGGCGGCAATGACCGGACCGACCAGTCTGGCCGCGCCGATTGCAAGTAAATCCTCGCGCATTGCTGCTTTTGGGCTGTTACCGTTGGGCTGGTACAAATTTGTCAGGCAGCCGGCATCACGCTGGGCCAATAAAGTGATTGATGTCGAATCGGCTCATAAATTCGATCTTTTCGCCGATATCTGGAATGCTATCCGAAACCTGGAATCCGAAGCAGAGATGGTCGACGCGTGCAATCACATGCTACTCGAAGCGATGTCGCCCGCCGATCCGGAAGAAGAACTGATTGAGGCCGCGCATCTTGCGCTCACCGATCCCGCAATTGATAGCGTCGGCGCGCTGTGTGAACGCCTCGATATGGATACCAAACAGCTGAGCCGATTCTCCAATCGCGTTTTCGGCTTTTTGCCTAAATTGCTGCTGCGGCGACAGCGTTTCGTGCGCACATTGGGCGAAGCTCTTTTGAACCCATCGCAAAGCTGGAGCGAATGTGTTGATCTCAACTATTATGATCAAGCCCATTTCAATCGCGACTTCAAACGATTCATGGGCCTGACACCGCGGCAATATATGGCGCAGCCGCATCCTATTTTTGGCATTGGTGCCAGCGAGCGTACCAAAGCCTTGGGCCGCCCCTTACAGGCTATGGACAGGCCCGAGGATCCGGATTCGGAAGATAATTGCAACGCCGCTTAG
- the hisN gene encoding histidinol-phosphatase encodes MTPKDITLAEKLAEAAGEAIRPLFRAKFDQESKSDSTPVTEADRAAEAAMRKIIETECPEDGIIGEEYGTINEGASRQWVLDPIDGTTSFIAGRPIFGTLIALMQDGWPVIGIIDQPIARERWVGVVGRPTTFNGSAAKSARCRDLKDAVLATTTPHQFDEHDAEHFMGLASKVAPRKIIYGGDCYNYGLVASGHVDVVCEAGLMLHDYAALAPIVDGAGGMMCDWNGEPLHAETDGHVLAIGDQARVDDVLEAIACHH; translated from the coding sequence ATGACGCCCAAAGATATCACTCTCGCTGAAAAGCTAGCCGAGGCCGCCGGTGAAGCAATCCGTCCGCTTTTTCGTGCCAAATTTGATCAGGAATCGAAAAGCGATTCGACGCCGGTCACGGAAGCTGACCGCGCCGCCGAAGCCGCGATGCGCAAGATTATTGAAACCGAATGCCCGGAAGACGGCATTATCGGTGAGGAATATGGCACCATCAACGAAGGCGCTTCGCGTCAATGGGTGCTGGACCCGATTGATGGTACCACCAGCTTCATCGCCGGGCGGCCGATTTTCGGCACGCTGATCGCGCTGATGCAGGATGGCTGGCCAGTTATCGGGATTATTGATCAGCCGATAGCACGCGAACGCTGGGTCGGCGTGGTCGGACGACCAACTACGTTTAACGGCTCAGCGGCGAAATCCGCGCGGTGCCGGGACCTGAAAGATGCCGTGCTAGCCACTACCACTCCGCATCAATTTGACGAGCATGATGCCGAGCATTTTATGGGCCTCGCCAGCAAAGTCGCGCCGCGCAAGATTATCTATGGCGGCGATTGCTATAATTATGGTCTGGTCGCCAGCGGCCATGTCGATGTCGTTTGCGAAGCGGGTTTGATGTTGCACGATTATGCGGCGCTCGCCCCGATTGTCGATGGCGCGGGCGGGATGATGTGCGACTGGAATGGCGAACCACTGCATGCCGAGACAGACGGCCATGTTCTCGCCATTGGTGATCAGGCGCGCGTCGATGACGTGCTGGAGGCGATTGCATGTCATCACTAG
- the rpmI gene encoding 50S ribosomal protein L35 encodes MPKLKTKSGVKKRFKITATGKVKHGVAGKRHRLMSHNSKYIRQQRGTKKLCDADARTVKKWAPYGL; translated from the coding sequence ATGCCCAAGTTGAAGACCAAAAGTGGTGTGAAGAAACGCTTCAAAATCACCGCAACCGGCAAGGTAAAGCACGGCGTAGCCGGCAAACGCCACCGTTTGATGAGCCATAACAGCAAATATATCCGTCAGCAGCGCGGCACCAAGAAATTGTGTGATGCCGATGCGCGGACAGTCAAGAAATGGGCACCTTACGGGCTTTAA
- the rplT gene encoding 50S ribosomal protein L20 — protein sequence MARVKRGTTTRTKHKRLLVQAKGYYGRRKNTIRVARQAVEKAGQYAYRDRKVKKRAFRAIWIQRINAAVRAEGMTYGTFIHGTKLAGIELDRKVMADLAMNEPAVFSGLIKQAQDALAKA from the coding sequence ATGGCACGTGTAAAACGGGGTACGACCACTCGTACAAAACATAAAAGATTATTGGTACAGGCGAAGGGCTATTATGGCCGTCGCAAAAATACCATCCGCGTCGCGCGGCAGGCTGTCGAAAAAGCCGGTCAATATGCGTATCGCGATCGTAAAGTTAAAAAGCGCGCTTTTCGCGCCATCTGGATTCAGCGTATCAACGCTGCGGTCCGCGCAGAAGGCATGACCTATGGCACGTTCATTCACGGCACCAAGCTGGCCGGCATTGAACTCGACCGTAAAGTCATGGCCGACCTGGCGATGAATGAACCCGCAGTGTTTAGCGGCCTCATCAAACAGGCGCAGGATGCTCTAGCGAAAGCTTAA